Part of the Paenibacillus sp. FSL R7-0273 genome is shown below.
TTTTTTCTAGTCAATCATCCTAAAGCTGCAAAATTTGATTGTTGAAAAAAAGGATTTTCAGAAAAGTTGTCGAAATTTTCCGGTAGAGGGACATTTGTCATTGCAAACACTGCTATTCCCTACTATATAATACGCATTTGCGCTGCGCGAAAGGAAAGTCTCCATGCTTGCTTTTATCCGTACAAGTCTGATTGCCCGGATTCTCTGTGTCACAGCAGCCGTTATTCTGTGTATTACAGCCGGTAATATCGCTATTCAACGGGCGAACACCGGGTCTGCCGTTCAAGGGACCATCAGCAGCTACAACATGAGCATTGCCGGCAGTTATGCTTCTCAGCTCAATACCGGAAGGTACAGTGACTTTCTGGCAGATCCGCAGGAGACAGAGCTCTACTGGTCACTGCGCAACGAGCTGGACCAGTTCCGTGAATCCATCGGGGCCCGTTATGTATATTTTGTCAGGATTGATGAAGCCGGCCAGCCGCTGCTCATGATTGACGGCAGGCCGGAAGGAGACCCGCTGGCCTCACCGATCAATGAGCAGACCGATATGCCTGCATCTGCGGTTGAGGCTGTACAGGCCGGAGAGAATGCCAGCTCAGAGCTGATCAAAAATCCGGAATACGGGGATTATATCTCAGCCTTTGTTCCGGTCAAAAATGATCAGGGTGAGCTGATCGGCGCACTGGGGATCGATACAGATGTGTCTGTCCTCAGCACTTTAACCGGGGATGTGCTGCTCCAGAGTCTTCCGCTATACGGTATTATTCTGGCTGTATCCCTGACTGCGCTGGCCGTTCTCGCCTGGTTCGTGACCCGGTCGCTGCGCCCGCTGCATACGATAACGGCAGGCGCAGAATCGATGGCTGCCGGTGATCTGGCCGAAGCCTCCCGGATTCTGCACGGCCGGCCCGTTACCTCCCGGGATGAAATCGGTACGGCCTATCAGGCAATGCTCAAGATGTCTGAAGAACTGAACACACGGGTAAAGGGCATGGTGTTTAACGTGTCCACAGCCTCGGATTACCTGTACGGTACCTCGGAGACCTTCAGCAGAAATGCAGACGATGTGCTGCGGATGAGTGAGACGGTCAACGGAAAAATCGGAGATATATTCGCCGGAGCAAGCACGCAGACGGAGGGTGCACAGAGCAGTGCACTGGCAATGGATGAAATGGCGCAAGGCATTGCCAGGATATCCTCTTCGGCTGCTTCTGTATCCGGTTCTGCCGTCGAAGCGCTGGATAAGGTGAACGTCTCACAGACGGCGGTATCAGAGATGAACCGGCAGATGAAGTCCATTGCTGAATCGACGCATGAGACGCTGGATATGGCCACACAGCTTCAGGGCTATGCAGCAGAGATTGAAGGCGCGCTCCTTGCCATCCGGCAGTTCGCTGACCAGACCAAGCTGCTGGCGCTTAATGCATCCATTGAGGCTGCCAGGGCCGGAGAGCACGGGCGCGGATTTACGGTTGTTGCCGGAGAAGTGCGCAAGCTGGCGGAGGGCTCCTCGGCTGCAGTGGAGCGTGTTGCGGACCTGCTGACCCAGATAGGCAATGCCTCTTCAGGTATCGGTACCAGGATGGAGGGGGCTTCCAGGGAAGTGACGGAAGGTGTACATATGTCAGCCGGGGCGGAGGAAGCGCTGCTTCAGGCCTCTGCCGCATTCCGCGAAGTGGCGGAGCAGATTATTGACGTCTCTGCTACAGCCGAGCAGCTGTCTGCGGGCTCAGAGGAGGTTGCCGCTGCAGTAGGCAG
Proteins encoded:
- a CDS encoding methyl-accepting chemotaxis protein — encoded protein: MLAFIRTSLIARILCVTAAVILCITAGNIAIQRANTGSAVQGTISSYNMSIAGSYASQLNTGRYSDFLADPQETELYWSLRNELDQFRESIGARYVYFVRIDEAGQPLLMIDGRPEGDPLASPINEQTDMPASAVEAVQAGENASSELIKNPEYGDYISAFVPVKNDQGELIGALGIDTDVSVLSTLTGDVLLQSLPLYGIILAVSLTALAVLAWFVTRSLRPLHTITAGAESMAAGDLAEASRILHGRPVTSRDEIGTAYQAMLKMSEELNTRVKGMVFNVSTASDYLYGTSETFSRNADDVLRMSETVNGKIGDIFAGASTQTEGAQSSALAMDEMAQGIARISSSAASVSGSAVEALDKVNVSQTAVSEMNRQMKSIAESTHETLDMATQLQGYAAEIEGALLAIRQFADQTKLLALNASIEAARAGEHGRGFTVVAGEVRKLAEGSSAAVERVADLLTQIGNASSGIGTRMEGASREVTEGVHMSAGAEEALLQASAAFREVAEQIIDVSATAEQLSAGSEEVAAAVGSMAMIAGGVSEQTRQIRELTDLQLEKIREVYDASMVISANTNDMRDAIRQVRV